A section of the Acetonema longum DSM 6540 genome encodes:
- a CDS encoding flavodoxin: MKKVTIIYWSGTGNTEMMAQAVKEGAEQGNTVKLLRVEDATQQDVAAADAVAFGCPSMGSEMLEEGYMEPFVASLQDVDFSGKTVALFGSYDWGDGQWMREWADRMKGYGANVIGEGLTIQLTPDADGLQECKALGATLGK, translated from the coding sequence GTGAAGAAAGTAACAATTATCTATTGGAGCGGTACAGGCAACACGGAAATGATGGCGCAAGCCGTAAAAGAAGGAGCGGAGCAGGGCAATACAGTAAAACTGCTAAGAGTGGAAGACGCGACCCAACAGGATGTGGCGGCAGCGGATGCCGTAGCCTTTGGCTGCCCCTCCATGGGGTCAGAGATGCTGGAAGAAGGGTACATGGAACCATTTGTAGCTTCCTTGCAGGATGTGGATTTTTCCGGTAAGACCGTAGCCTTATTCGGATCCTATGATTGGGGCGACGGGCAGTGGATGCGGGAATGGGCCGACCGTATGAAGGGGTACGGCGCCAATGTAATCGGCGAGGGGCTGACCATACAGCTTACGCCGGATGCAGACGGGCTGCAGGAATGCAAAGCTTTAGGGGCAACACTGGGTAAGTAA
- a CDS encoding STAS domain-containing protein: MSIWVKADSQQVYINISGDVFTEHIELLQSSLLEHLYYGYRRIVLNMNDVRNFDHNGLAMLRFVRERFAKYGGVIILEDAKGHVGEF, encoded by the coding sequence ATGTCAATTTGGGTAAAGGCGGATTCGCAGCAGGTATATATTAACATAAGCGGTGATGTTTTTACGGAACATATCGAACTTTTACAAAGCAGCCTGCTGGAGCACCTGTATTATGGTTACAGGCGGATTGTTCTCAATATGAACGATGTGAGGAATTTTGACCATAATGGCCTTGCTATGTTGCGCTTTGTTCGCGAGCGGTTTGCCAAATACGGCGGTGTGATCATTTTGGAAGATGCCAAAGGGCATGTTGGCGAATTTTAA
- a CDS encoding metal-sensing transcriptional repressor, with the protein MQNHTHAHQKQVTNRLSRIEGHVRSIKQMAAEGRDCPEILLQIAAARKALDNAAKLILKDHLEHCLIHAVNEGKQEKFLKDLQEAIDHYIK; encoded by the coding sequence ATGCAAAATCATACACATGCTCATCAGAAACAAGTTACAAACAGACTGTCGAGAATTGAAGGACACGTTCGATCAATTAAGCAGATGGCTGCTGAAGGCCGTGACTGCCCTGAAATATTACTTCAGATTGCAGCGGCTCGAAAAGCTCTAGACAATGCTGCGAAACTCATATTGAAAGATCATCTTGAACACTGTCTTATTCATGCGGTCAATGAGGGCAAACAAGAAAAGTTTCTTAAAGATTTACAAGAGGCGATTGACCACTATATTAAGTAA
- a CDS encoding response regulator transcription factor has protein sequence MGKQIKILIVDDNADIRDIVSILLSDMNYTVLKAEDSAAAMKLLLLNPNIDLIILDIMLPDQSGFDVCREMRQKTMAPILFLTAKAHIADKKYGFDCGGDDYLLKPFSSIELSARVQALLRRYAVYQGKSANQANEYIKIRELLVHPTAGEVSVAGIDILLRHIEYQLLVLLAKNRDQVFSVQTIYETIWQEPFMPASSNTVMVHIKNLRQKIEKDPQNPKYIVTVWGKGYKLI, from the coding sequence ATGGGTAAGCAAATCAAAATTTTAATCGTTGACGATAATGCAGATATTCGTGATATTGTTTCTATTTTACTAAGCGATATGAACTATACAGTGCTTAAAGCAGAGGATAGCGCTGCCGCCATGAAGCTGCTGCTGTTAAATCCCAATATCGATCTCATAATTCTCGATATTATGCTGCCGGATCAATCCGGCTTTGATGTGTGCCGGGAAATGCGCCAAAAGACAATGGCACCTATTTTGTTTCTAACCGCAAAAGCCCATATCGCCGATAAGAAATATGGGTTTGATTGTGGTGGAGATGATTATTTATTAAAGCCGTTTTCTTCCATAGAGTTGTCGGCAAGGGTACAGGCGCTGTTGCGCCGCTACGCCGTATATCAGGGGAAAAGCGCGAATCAGGCTAACGAATATATCAAGATACGGGAGCTGCTGGTACATCCGACAGCAGGTGAAGTATCGGTCGCAGGGATTGATATTTTGCTGCGCCACATAGAATATCAATTATTGGTTTTATTGGCCAAGAACCGGGATCAAGTATTTTCTGTTCAAACTATTTACGAAACAATTTGGCAGGAACCATTTATGCCGGCATCCAGTAATACTGTTATGGTGCATATCAAAAATTTACGGCAGAAGATTGAAAAAGATCCGCAGAATCCGAAATATATTGTTACGGTTTGGGGGAAAGGATATAAACTTATTTAA
- a CDS encoding sensor histidine kinase, producing the protein MSVLLFLCLQAGAGIWIEKRLRQPQFVKEQLQEEVSRLQAYILEENVSVLDFHKLNKWVASRKITMISMYQNGRLIYDSNASGLGAEPPPGDALYPLHFHDADVMVSITSFLKHRYEDIATYMNLVIFFFVFLLIMLSFVRQKTLYIHRLDHEIKLMQGGNLDFPITVKGNDELGSLARDIDNMRRSLLLQNQRQERLETVNRNFATAISHDVRTPLSALIGYLEIMIQKKNLSDEQRRQYLHTCQEKAWQLKKLTDNMFEYLVTASDDDAAGLNTNIDHSLLEHLIYDGVLLLDFHGFITEFTKPENIHYSISFPIDSLQRIFDNIFSNLIKYADPAKVVSISAFIDHTSLYISFSNTVRAAASQTASTGLGLKTSKSLLAQNGGSLVIAQDEAVYTLTIELPVN; encoded by the coding sequence GTGTCTGTTTTGCTTTTTCTCTGCTTACAGGCCGGTGCAGGCATATGGATCGAAAAAAGGCTTAGGCAGCCGCAGTTTGTAAAAGAACAGTTGCAAGAGGAGGTATCCCGGCTGCAGGCTTATATTCTGGAAGAGAATGTATCTGTTTTGGATTTTCACAAGTTAAACAAATGGGTGGCCTCAAGGAAGATTACCATGATTTCCATGTATCAGAACGGCAGGCTTATCTATGACTCCAACGCGAGCGGCCTCGGGGCGGAGCCGCCCCCGGGTGATGCGCTCTATCCGCTTCATTTTCATGATGCGGATGTGATGGTCAGTATCACTTCTTTTCTGAAACATCGCTATGAAGATATTGCTACATATATGAATCTGGTAATATTTTTTTTCGTATTTTTATTGATCATGTTATCTTTCGTTCGTCAAAAGACCTTGTATATTCACCGTTTGGATCATGAAATAAAATTGATGCAGGGCGGAAACCTGGATTTCCCCATCACCGTAAAGGGCAATGATGAGCTTGGTTCACTGGCGCGGGATATTGATAACATGCGGCGCTCCCTGCTTCTGCAGAACCAACGGCAGGAGCGCCTGGAAACGGTTAACCGCAATTTTGCCACAGCAATATCTCATGATGTCCGCACCCCGCTTTCCGCTTTAATCGGTTATCTGGAAATTATGATTCAGAAAAAAAATCTCAGTGACGAGCAAAGGCGTCAGTATTTGCATACCTGTCAGGAAAAGGCCTGGCAATTAAAAAAGCTGACTGACAATATGTTTGAGTATCTGGTTACTGCGTCTGATGATGACGCTGCCGGATTGAACACGAATATTGATCATAGTTTGCTGGAGCATCTTATTTATGATGGTGTTCTGCTCCTTGATTTTCATGGTTTTATTACCGAATTTACCAAGCCTGAAAATATACACTATAGTATCAGTTTTCCGATTGACAGCCTGCAACGAATTTTTGACAATATTTTTTCAAATCTTATTAAATATGCTGATCCGGCAAAAGTGGTATCAATTTCCGCCTTTATTGATCATACTTCACTGTATATCAGCTTCAGCAATACTGTCCGCGCTGCTGCCAGTCAGACAGCAAGTACCGGTCTGGGGTTAAAAACCAGTAAAAGCCTGCTGGCGCAAAACGGGGGCAGCCTGGTCATTGCGCAGGATGAAGCTGTATATACCCTGACGATCGAATTGCCCGTCAACTGA
- a CDS encoding ABC transporter substrate-binding protein has product MKKILLLSLVLILVFIAGCASPKNPEKIIKDEITISAGVNLVAGGYDPTAGYGVWAPDIFHSHLLQVKANNQLENDLATSYEVSPDGLIYTFKIRTDAKFADGHPLTSDDVVFTFTTAKSKASAADLTMLDSIEALDEHTVVFHLKYPWSTFVFHLSEVGIVPKHAYHSNYGDHPVGSGAWKVVEFAKEQQLILMPNEHYYGIKPKFKKVTILKLDEDAALAAAKSGQLDLVLIESEFAKTDVAGMKLYRMAAMDALTVNLPTIPEMTDAAGKKAGNTVTGDPAIRKALNIGIDRQTIIDNALSGFGQVAYGAAPALPWSNGDTFQDNRVEEAKKLLEAAGWKDADGDGVREKNGLRAEFVITGRSNDQARYNTVVALAEDAKKLGIKIIPKSAPWSECREARNIPTCWVFGQPNPIEFYRYYDSSQIGKAVIGNPASYANPEVDAVVKKALTAKNMEEANRYWQEGQTLAQRDVPYLWIARPDVTYLIREGLQLPSLKKLPTRGQGISIVENMNEWFWE; this is encoded by the coding sequence ATGAAAAAGATTTTATTGTTAAGTTTGGTGCTTATTCTTGTTTTTATTGCGGGATGCGCATCGCCTAAAAATCCAGAAAAGATAATAAAAGACGAGATTACAATTTCCGCGGGAGTGAATTTGGTGGCTGGCGGCTATGACCCGACCGCGGGTTATGGCGTCTGGGCGCCGGATATCTTTCACAGCCATTTGTTGCAGGTGAAAGCGAACAACCAATTGGAAAACGATTTAGCCACATCTTATGAGGTTAGTCCGGATGGCTTAATTTACACGTTTAAAATACGAACCGACGCCAAATTTGCGGACGGGCACCCTCTGACCTCTGATGATGTGGTCTTTACTTTCACGACGGCAAAAAGTAAAGCCTCTGCGGCTGACCTGACTATGCTGGATTCCATTGAAGCATTGGACGAGCATACGGTTGTTTTTCATTTAAAGTATCCCTGGTCGACTTTTGTCTTCCACCTGAGTGAAGTCGGAATTGTGCCTAAGCATGCCTATCATAGCAATTACGGCGATCATCCGGTAGGATCCGGCGCCTGGAAAGTCGTGGAGTTTGCCAAAGAGCAGCAGCTGATTCTCATGCCCAATGAGCACTATTACGGGATAAAGCCGAAGTTTAAAAAAGTAACGATTTTAAAACTGGATGAAGATGCTGCCCTGGCGGCTGCCAAATCGGGGCAGCTGGATTTGGTGCTGATTGAATCTGAGTTTGCCAAGACGGACGTTGCCGGGATGAAGCTTTACAGGATGGCGGCGATGGATGCCTTGACAGTTAATTTGCCTACGATTCCGGAAATGACTGACGCCGCCGGGAAAAAAGCCGGCAATACGGTGACGGGCGATCCTGCCATCCGTAAAGCGCTGAATATCGGGATCGACCGACAAACCATTATCGATAACGCGTTGAGCGGTTTTGGCCAGGTGGCTTACGGCGCGGCGCCGGCGCTTCCCTGGAGCAATGGCGATACGTTTCAGGACAATCGGGTGGAAGAAGCGAAAAAGCTGTTGGAAGCAGCGGGCTGGAAAGACGCTGACGGCGACGGCGTTCGCGAAAAGAACGGGCTCAGGGCGGAATTTGTGATTACCGGCCGCAGCAATGATCAGGCCCGCTATAATACTGTCGTTGCTCTTGCGGAAGATGCGAAAAAGCTGGGGATAAAAATTATACCGAAATCCGCGCCATGGTCAGAATGCCGGGAAGCGAGAAACATACCCACTTGCTGGGTTTTTGGACAGCCCAATCCGATCGAGTTTTACCGCTACTATGATTCTTCTCAAATCGGCAAGGCTGTGATTGGCAATCCCGCATCCTATGCAAACCCGGAAGTTGACGCCGTTGTCAAAAAGGCCTTGACGGCCAAGAACATGGAAGAAGCGAACCGGTATTGGCAGGAAGGCCAGACGCTTGCGCAAAGGGATGTGCCGTATTTGTGGATTGCTCGTCCTGACGTGACTTATCTGATAAGGGAAGGGCTGCAGCTTCCCTCCCTGAAAAAACTGCCGACGCGTGGTCAGGGGATTTCGATCGTTGAAAACATGAACGAATGGTTTTGGGAATAA
- a CDS encoding ABC transporter substrate-binding protein, with translation MNKGWNVFWMIVLVLPMLVSCGRVEPVQNEKEEVTISVGDLALSQKYDPIAGYGVWFPPLFHSSLVKVNHHNQIESDLAEKYEVSSDGLEYTFYLRKGVKFSDGSPLKASDIIFTFRKAQATPSSADTSMIEKTTVIDDNTVVFRLTRPWSMFPYNVSEIGIVPEKSYDENYIKNPIGSGPWKMVHFEREQQLIIEANEHYYGPKPKLKRVTIIKLDEDAALAAAQSGKLDLLWINAEYGKHKVAGMRLAEIPTISGLVFNLPTTPEYTDEKGFVRGNRVTADPAIRKALNIGIDRKRIIENAFNGFGTVATGFSPKLPWANPEALFSDNRREEANQILAEAGWLDADGDGIREKDGIKAEFVITGRSSDLEVYNLAVAAAEDAKQLGIHIIAKSEAKSEALKNAPRIPTGWIIGRYTPLEFYRYYESNQIGAAGYGNPAGYRNPASDEYAAKALRALSQEEANRNWRLAQWDGKNGVLNDYPYWWIAYSSMVFFVRDGLDLGEQGAPHRTQGAMVLSNLHEWEWK, from the coding sequence ATGAACAAAGGCTGGAATGTTTTTTGGATGATTGTTCTGGTTTTGCCAATGCTGGTCAGCTGCGGCAGGGTGGAACCAGTACAGAACGAAAAAGAAGAAGTGACGATATCGGTTGGCGATTTAGCGCTTTCGCAAAAATATGATCCCATTGCCGGCTATGGCGTCTGGTTTCCGCCGCTTTTTCACAGCTCGTTGGTGAAAGTCAATCATCACAATCAAATCGAAAGTGATTTGGCCGAAAAATATGAAGTCAGTTCTGACGGGCTGGAATATACTTTTTATCTGCGCAAAGGGGTAAAATTTTCTGACGGCAGCCCTTTGAAAGCTTCCGATATCATTTTTACTTTCCGGAAAGCGCAAGCCACTCCATCCTCCGCTGATACGTCAATGATCGAAAAAACGACGGTCATTGACGACAACACCGTTGTGTTCCGGTTAACCAGGCCATGGTCCATGTTTCCGTACAATGTAAGCGAGATCGGCATTGTCCCGGAAAAAAGCTACGATGAAAACTATATCAAGAATCCCATCGGCAGCGGCCCCTGGAAAATGGTTCATTTCGAAAGGGAACAACAACTCATTATTGAAGCGAATGAGCATTATTATGGTCCTAAGCCCAAGCTGAAAAGAGTGACGATTATTAAGCTGGATGAAGATGCGGCCCTGGCAGCCGCCCAGTCGGGCAAGCTGGATCTGCTGTGGATTAACGCCGAGTATGGCAAGCATAAGGTTGCCGGTATGCGCTTGGCCGAGATACCGACCATTTCCGGCCTGGTATTTAATCTCCCCACAACGCCGGAATATACGGATGAAAAAGGATTTGTCCGCGGAAACCGCGTTACGGCAGATCCGGCAATCCGCAAAGCTTTAAACATCGGCATTGACCGCAAGCGGATTATTGAAAATGCATTCAATGGCTTTGGCACTGTAGCGACCGGATTTTCGCCGAAATTGCCGTGGGCCAACCCGGAGGCGCTTTTCAGTGATAACCGCCGGGAAGAGGCCAACCAAATTTTAGCGGAGGCCGGCTGGCTAGATGCCGACGGTGATGGGATCCGCGAAAAAGACGGTATCAAGGCCGAATTTGTCATTACAGGCCGCAGCAGTGATCTTGAGGTGTATAATCTAGCCGTGGCGGCCGCCGAAGACGCTAAGCAATTAGGCATTCATATTATTGCCAAAAGCGAGGCCAAATCGGAAGCGCTTAAAAATGCTCCCAGAATACCGACAGGCTGGATCATCGGCCGCTACACGCCTTTGGAATTCTATCGCTATTATGAATCCAACCAAATTGGCGCTGCCGGCTATGGCAATCCGGCAGGCTATAGAAATCCGGCTTCCGATGAATATGCGGCAAAAGCGCTGCGGGCGCTTTCCCAAGAGGAAGCGAACCGGAATTGGCGTTTGGCTCAATGGGACGGGAAAAATGGCGTTCTTAACGACTATCCCTACTGGTGGATCGCTTACAGCAGCATGGTTTTTTTTGTCCGCGACGGGTTGGACCTGGGCGAACAAGGCGCTCCCCACCGTACTCAGGGAGCAATGGTGCTGAGTAATTTGCACGAATGGGAGTGGAAGTAG
- a CDS encoding ABC transporter permease, whose product MESNTATVAVSAKWGINHRQKVLLAIAAGLLILTAITLGGILMDPVSYGPNYALKRLAPSGEHLFGTDYLGRDMFFRTVAGLSMSIRIGLLAATVSSVIALVLGSLSAVFGGKVDAVVNWLVDLCMGIPHMILLILISISLGGGAVGVIAGVAVTHWPGLTRVIRAEVMQVRSAHYVQVARKMGKSPWYVAGRHIIPHVFPQYAVGLILLFPHAILHEAGITFLGYGLPLDVPAVGIILSESMKHLATGMWWLAFFPGLALLLVVMLFDLVGDYLKALIDPYSAHE is encoded by the coding sequence ATGGAAAGTAATACGGCAACAGTGGCGGTTTCTGCCAAATGGGGGATCAATCACCGGCAAAAAGTCCTTTTGGCAATTGCGGCCGGCCTGCTGATTTTGACCGCCATCACCCTCGGGGGCATCCTGATGGACCCGGTTTCTTACGGGCCAAATTACGCATTGAAACGCCTGGCCCCTTCGGGTGAACATCTTTTTGGAACGGATTATTTAGGACGCGATATGTTTTTTCGTACCGTTGCCGGGCTTTCGATGAGCATTCGGATCGGTTTGCTGGCAGCAACAGTCAGCTCGGTCATTGCGCTTGTCCTTGGCAGTTTGTCGGCGGTCTTTGGCGGCAAGGTAGATGCTGTGGTGAATTGGCTGGTCGATCTTTGCATGGGCATTCCGCATATGATTCTGCTGATTTTAATATCGATTTCGCTTGGCGGCGGTGCGGTTGGCGTGATTGCAGGGGTTGCAGTGACGCATTGGCCAGGTTTGACGCGGGTTATCCGGGCCGAAGTCATGCAGGTAAGGTCGGCTCATTATGTACAAGTGGCCCGCAAGATGGGGAAAAGTCCGTGGTATGTGGCCGGCCGCCATATCATTCCGCATGTTTTTCCCCAGTATGCGGTCGGGTTAATTTTGTTGTTTCCCCATGCCATCCTGCATGAGGCGGGAATCACTTTTCTTGGCTACGGCCTGCCGCTGGATGTGCCGGCGGTTGGAATCATTTTATCCGAGTCCATGAAACATCTGGCGACAGGGATGTGGTGGCTGGCTTTTTTCCCTGGTTTGGCTTTGCTGCTGGTTGTGATGCTGTTTGATTTAGTCGGGGATTATTTGAAAGCCTTGATCGACCCCTACAGCGCGCATGAGTAA
- a CDS encoding ABC transporter ATP-binding protein, with protein sequence MVAGQKTVLLDVQGLSVSFESYHAFLEKRASQVISDLSVQVYAGEILAVVGSSGSGKSLLAHAIMGILPDNARTGGSMAYKGKELNREYREALRGKEIAFIPQSVAYLDPLMRVGGQVRGIVGEKLRDAQEKAFAKYRLDLQAANLYPFQLSGGMARRVLISTAVVTDAELIIADEPTPGLDLAIAVQALQDFREFADQGKGVLLITHDIDLALHVADRISIFHSGTVIETAQREEFSGDGEGLKHPYSRALFRALPQNGFQLPYCPKCGASCAVWEISRTEMRCACGSHD encoded by the coding sequence ATGGTTGCAGGGCAAAAGACCGTGCTTTTGGATGTACAGGGACTATCCGTAAGTTTTGAAAGCTACCATGCCTTTTTAGAAAAGCGGGCAAGCCAAGTGATTTCCGATTTAAGCGTGCAGGTTTACGCCGGGGAAATCCTGGCGGTCGTGGGCTCCAGCGGTTCAGGCAAAAGTTTGCTGGCTCACGCCATCATGGGCATTCTCCCGGACAATGCCAGGACCGGCGGGAGCATGGCCTACAAAGGGAAAGAATTGAACCGGGAATACCGGGAAGCGCTGCGTGGCAAAGAGATTGCATTCATTCCCCAATCAGTGGCTTATCTGGATCCCCTGATGCGGGTGGGCGGACAGGTGCGGGGTATTGTCGGAGAAAAACTGCGGGATGCGCAAGAGAAGGCTTTCGCGAAATATCGCCTGGATTTGCAAGCGGCAAATCTTTATCCGTTTCAACTCTCCGGCGGCATGGCGCGCCGGGTTTTGATTTCAACCGCGGTGGTCACCGATGCCGAACTGATTATTGCCGACGAACCGACGCCTGGTCTGGATTTAGCAATTGCCGTTCAGGCGCTGCAGGATTTCAGGGAATTTGCCGACCAGGGTAAAGGCGTTTTGCTGATTACCCATGATATTGATTTGGCCTTGCATGTGGCGGACCGCATTTCTATCTTCCACAGCGGCACGGTGATTGAGACGGCACAGCGGGAAGAATTTTCCGGCGACGGGGAAGGGTTAAAGCATCCTTACAGCCGCGCTCTTTTCCGCGCTCTGCCGCAAAACGGATTTCAATTGCCTTACTGCCCTAAATGCGGCGCAAGTTGCGCCGTTTGGGAAATTTCCCGCACAGAAATGAGGTGTGCCTGTGGCAGCCATGATTGA
- a CDS encoding ABC transporter ATP-binding protein, with product MIEVNHVSFRYETAPWVLKDVSLAIEEGERVALVGPSGYGKSTLAKIIAGYLQPLEGEVLWEGKPLPQYGYCPVQLVYQHPEKALNPRWKMKLSLAESGVSDPRILQELGIQQQWLERWPNELSGGELQRFCVVRALGEKTRFLIADEMSTMLDAMNQAHIWRFLLRHAAEKKMGMISITHNLYLAEQVADRIIDVPSINRIQVKAENL from the coding sequence ATGATTGAAGTGAATCATGTAAGCTTTCGTTACGAAACGGCCCCGTGGGTGCTGAAGGACGTGAGCCTGGCCATTGAGGAGGGGGAGCGCGTCGCTTTAGTCGGTCCCAGCGGCTACGGGAAAAGTACGCTGGCCAAAATCATCGCCGGCTATCTTCAGCCGCTGGAAGGGGAAGTTCTCTGGGAGGGCAAGCCGTTGCCCCAATATGGGTATTGCCCGGTGCAACTGGTCTACCAGCATCCGGAAAAAGCGTTGAATCCCCGCTGGAAGATGAAGTTGTCCTTAGCGGAAAGCGGCGTATCTGATCCTAGGATTCTGCAGGAGCTGGGAATACAGCAGCAGTGGTTGGAGCGCTGGCCCAATGAGCTTTCCGGCGGTGAACTGCAACGTTTTTGTGTGGTCCGGGCATTAGGGGAAAAGACCCGCTTTTTAATCGCTGATGAAATGAGTACAATGCTGGATGCGATGAATCAGGCGCATATCTGGCGGTTTCTGCTCCGGCACGCAGCCGAAAAAAAGATGGGAATGATTTCGATTACCCATAATCTATATTTAGCGGAGCAAGTGGCGGATCGAATTATTGACGTACCTTCCATCAACCGGATTCAGGTGAAGGCAGAGAATTTATAA
- a CDS encoding DMT family transporter, which translates to MQIETKFPGTDRLQGILLLLATAVLWSTGGLGIKWVDWNPLAIAGARSAISAIVIWTAFRGSPLRWNGAMVWGGAGYALMVVTFVVANKLTTAANAILLQYCSPIYVAILGAIFLREKPHLYDWLTISLVGGGMVLFFQDEMSAGGLTGNLAGIASGIGMAVMTVAMRRQKDGSPFGSALLGNILAFLCGLPFMFNDSPGVAGWVAIVAMGAIQMGLSYVLYSTAIKWVTALEATIITMIEPILNPLWVFLLLGEAPGFWSLAGGGVIMVAITFRYIIPALKSAGSVDQAGKA; encoded by the coding sequence TTGCAAATTGAAACGAAATTCCCCGGCACAGACCGTCTGCAGGGCATTTTGCTGTTATTGGCCACCGCAGTTCTGTGGAGCACCGGCGGATTGGGGATCAAATGGGTCGATTGGAATCCCCTGGCCATTGCCGGCGCCAGAAGCGCCATTTCCGCCATTGTGATCTGGACGGCTTTTCGCGGCTCACCGCTGCGCTGGAATGGGGCGATGGTTTGGGGCGGAGCGGGCTATGCCCTCATGGTTGTGACTTTTGTCGTTGCCAATAAGCTGACCACGGCCGCCAATGCCATTTTATTGCAATACTGCTCTCCGATCTATGTAGCCATCCTGGGCGCAATTTTTTTGCGGGAAAAGCCTCATCTTTATGATTGGCTGACCATCAGTCTGGTGGGCGGCGGCATGGTCCTCTTCTTTCAGGACGAAATGTCGGCGGGCGGCCTGACGGGAAATCTGGCGGGCATTGCCAGCGGCATAGGCATGGCTGTTATGACTGTGGCCATGCGCCGGCAAAAGGATGGTTCGCCTTTCGGTTCCGCTTTGCTGGGCAATATATTGGCTTTTTTGTGCGGCTTGCCCTTTATGTTCAACGATTCTCCCGGGGTGGCCGGCTGGGTGGCTATTGTGGCGATGGGGGCTATCCAGATGGGCCTTTCCTATGTCCTGTATTCTACGGCCATCAAATGGGTTACGGCGCTGGAAGCTACTATCATTACCATGATCGAACCGATTCTTAACCCCCTGTGGGTTTTCCTGCTCCTGGGCGAAGCGCCGGGCTTCTGGTCCCTGGCCGGCGGCGGCGTCATCATGGTCGCCATTACTTTCCGTTACATCATACCGGCGTTAAAATCAGCCGGCAGTGTTGACCAGGCAGGAAAAGCTTAG